In a single window of the Nicotiana tomentosiformis chromosome 8, ASM39032v3, whole genome shotgun sequence genome:
- the LOC138898140 gene encoding secreted RxLR effector protein 161-like, with protein sequence MSRVPYMSIDRSLMYVIVCTRPDICQAVGLVSRYQTNPGLAHWQAVKRIMRYLKGTAEYAICYQGGKDLRLVRYNDTDHRGDLDERKSTSGYVFLLSDGAISWSSKKQSCITIYDGSRIRGSRISSTRNCLVEKVLGTLDGYC encoded by the coding sequence ATGAGCCGAGTTCCTTATATGAGCATAGACAGAAGTTTAATGTATGTTATAGTGTGCACTAGACCTGATATCTGTCAAGCAGTTGGCTTGGTAAGTAGATATCAAACCAACCCAGGTTTAGCACATTGGCAAGCAGTAAAGAGGATCATGAGATATCTGAAGGGAACTGCTGAATATGCCATTTGTTATCAAGGCGGCAAGGATCTGCGATTAGTTAGATACAATGATACTGATCATAGAGGAGATCTAGACGAAAGGAAGTCTACCTCAGGATATGTTTTCTTACTCAGTGATGGCGCCATATCATGGAGTAGTAAGAAACAATCATGTATCACTATCTATGATGGAAGCCGAATACGTGGCTCTCGCATCAGCAGCACAAGAAACTGTTTGGTTGAAAAAGTTCTTGGAACACTTGATGGATATTGCTAA